A window of Rhizobium sp. BT04 genomic DNA:
TTGCAGCATGCCAGGGTTGAGAATTGGCAATCATCGGGGCTGAAACTCCGCCGCCTTGTGCAGATCTGACACGAAATCAAGGCGTAGCCGATGCTGCTGGGCCTCGTCGCGAATGCGCAAGAGATAGGAGGGGTGTATAGTGACCAGGACGGGCGGACGGTTTGCCGGATAGAGGATATGGCCGCGCTCCGGCGTCAGCTTCACTTTCGGCCCGAGCAGCGCATAGAGCGCGCTGGCGCCGAGGGTAACGACGAGTTTCGGCTTGATGATATTGAGTTCCGCGCCGAGCCACCAGGCGCAACGCCTGATCTCGCCGGCATCGGGTTTGGCATGCAGCCGCCGTTTGCCGCGCGGCGTGAACTTGAAGTGCTTGACGGCATTGGTGACATAGCAGCGCCGGCGGTCGAGCCCGGCCTCATCAAGGCAGCGATCGAGCAGCCGGCCGGCCGGGCCGACGAAGGGTCTGCCG
This region includes:
- a CDS encoding UdgX family uracil-DNA binding protein (This protein belongs to the uracil DNA glycosylase superfamily, members of which act in excision repair of DNA. However, it belongs more specifically to UdgX branch, whose founding member was found to bind uracil in DNA (where it does not belong), without cleaving it, appears to promote DNA repair by a pathway involving RecA, rather than base excision.); the encoded protein is MNIAASVGPALALEVADAASIAELRHQAEGCTRCDLYRDATQIVFGEGLGKAEIVLVGEQPGDQEDLTGRPFVGPAGRLLDRCLDEAGLDRRRCYVTNAVKHFKFTPRGKRRLHAKPDAGEIRRCAWWLGAELNIIKPKLVVTLGASALYALLGPKVKLTPERGHILYPANRPPVLVTIHPSYLLRIRDEAQQHRLRLDFVSDLHKAAEFQPR